A region of Takifugu flavidus isolate HTHZ2018 chromosome 2, ASM371156v2, whole genome shotgun sequence DNA encodes the following proteins:
- the irx6a gene encoding iroquois-class homeodomain protein IRX-6a isoform X2 translates to MQLHRSVSDGTGTSQTAAAAAASFCCPSYENRLLASSRSELNAALGMYTSPYAAAAAASQNYANYFPYSTDPSAIYSTLNPQYDIKDSTGTLHSGISQTATYYPYDHSLGQYQYDRYGTVDFNGTARRKNATRETTSTLKTWLYEHRKNPYPTKGEKIMLAIITKMTLTQVSTWFANARRRLKKENKMTWSPKNKAGEDRKDDLKSDQDGAIKDSVDCKEEKDLHLSDLEDMDEDDCDKLDNDCEKVAPDEEDLQRAMAASGGSQKKDCSSDLQLNLMNSFHSFPCAIKSVTTLPPLPSDFLDPVASKAPSSIGLTGTVSLSHFETSDKPRIWSLARTAASGIILSPQHHGSELRTGNLSGDCQLQSNRLTGAPTGHFGGLRGLHESGNAESPFPEGSSLHSKVYGSYSHKEFQLHCSSYPTLPDTCQYSTIEGFSGGKAESQSTDLSEACGTTQDDKVTAFRPVMKR, encoded by the exons ATGCAACTTCACAG GTCGGTTTCTGACGGGACAGGCACCTCCCAGACCgccgcagccgccgccgcctccttctGCTGTCCCTCTTACGAGAACCGGCTCCTGGCGAGCAGCCGGTCGGAGCTGAACGCAGCGCTTGGAATGTACACCTCTCCCTACGCCGCTGCGGCCGCCGCCAGCCAGAATTACGCCAATTACTTCCCCTATAGCACAGATCCATCCGCTATCTACTCCACTCTG AATCCACAATATGACATTAAGGACAGCACGGGCACTTTACACTCTGGCATCTCTCAGACAGCCACATACTACCCCTACGACCACTCACTGGGACAGTATCAGTATGACAG ATACGGGACAGTAGATTTCAACGGCACAGCCAGAAGGAAGAACGCAACCCGAGAAACCACCAGCACCCTGAAAACCTGGCTGTACGAGCACCGCAAGAACCCGTACCCCACCAAGGGGGAGAAAATTATGTTGGCGATCATCACCAAAATGACCCTCACGCAGGTGTCCACGTGGTTCGCCAATGCAAGACGGAGGCTAAAGAAGGAGAACAAGATGACCTGGTCACCAAAGAATAAGGCTGGCGAGGACAGGAAAGATGACCTGAAGAGTGACCAAGATGGTGCCATTAAAG ACTCAGTTGATtgcaaggaggagaaggattTACATCTGAGTGATCTGGAGGACATGGATGAGGACGACTGTGACAAGCTGGACAATGACTGTGAAAAGGTGGCTCCAGATGAGGAAGACCTCCAGAGGGCAATGGCAGCATCTGGAGGCTCTCAAAAAAAAGACTGCAGCTCTGACCTGCAACTGAATTTAATGAACAGCTTCCACTCATTTCCCTGCGCCATAAAAAGTGTCAccactctccctcctctcccatcGGATTTCCTGGATCCAGTAGCATCTAAGGCACCTTCTTCGATTGGCCTGACGGGGACAGTGTCCTTGTCTCACTTTGAAACATCGGATAAACCCCGGATTTGGTCTTTGGCTCGCACGGCAGCTTCAGGAATCATACTGAGCCCTCAGCACCACGGGTCAGAGCTGAGGACAGGTAACTTGAGCGGGGACTGCCAACTCCAGAGTAACAGGCTTACTGGAGCTCCAACTGGACACTTTGGGGGCTTGAGGGGGCTTCACGAATCAGGCAACGCTGAGAGCCCCTTCCCCGAGGGCTCATCCTTGCACTCTAAAGTCTACGGAAGTTACAGTCACAAAGAATTCCAGCTGCACTGCTCGTCATACCCAACACTGCCCGACACGTGCCAGTACTCCACTATAGAGG GATTCTCTGGGGGCAAAGCAGAGTCACAGTCTACTGACCTCAGCGAAGCCTGCGGGACCACGCAGGATGACAAGGTCACTGCGTTCAGACCAGTGATGAAGAGGTGA
- the irx6a gene encoding iroquois-class homeodomain protein IRX-6a isoform X1: MVTKEAAMSFSQFGYPYNATSQFFVSANPSTTCCDSISRSVSDGTGTSQTAAAAAASFCCPSYENRLLASSRSELNAALGMYTSPYAAAAAASQNYANYFPYSTDPSAIYSTLNPQYDIKDSTGTLHSGISQTATYYPYDHSLGQYQYDRYGTVDFNGTARRKNATRETTSTLKTWLYEHRKNPYPTKGEKIMLAIITKMTLTQVSTWFANARRRLKKENKMTWSPKNKAGEDRKDDLKSDQDGAIKDSVDCKEEKDLHLSDLEDMDEDDCDKLDNDCEKVAPDEEDLQRAMAASGGSQKKDCSSDLQLNLMNSFHSFPCAIKSVTTLPPLPSDFLDPVASKAPSSIGLTGTVSLSHFETSDKPRIWSLARTAASGIILSPQHHGSELRTGNLSGDCQLQSNRLTGAPTGHFGGLRGLHESGNAESPFPEGSSLHSKVYGSYSHKEFQLHCSSYPTLPDTCQYSTIEGFSGGKAESQSTDLSEACGTTQDDKVTAFRPVMKR, from the exons ATGGTAACAAAAGAAGCAGCTATGTCTTTCTCGCAGTTTGGATATCCTTACAATGCAACTTCACAG TTTTTCGTGTCGGCAAACCCCAGTACGACTTGCTGCGATTCGATTTCCAGGTCGGTTTCTGACGGGACAGGCACCTCCCAGACCgccgcagccgccgccgcctccttctGCTGTCCCTCTTACGAGAACCGGCTCCTGGCGAGCAGCCGGTCGGAGCTGAACGCAGCGCTTGGAATGTACACCTCTCCCTACGCCGCTGCGGCCGCCGCCAGCCAGAATTACGCCAATTACTTCCCCTATAGCACAGATCCATCCGCTATCTACTCCACTCTG AATCCACAATATGACATTAAGGACAGCACGGGCACTTTACACTCTGGCATCTCTCAGACAGCCACATACTACCCCTACGACCACTCACTGGGACAGTATCAGTATGACAG ATACGGGACAGTAGATTTCAACGGCACAGCCAGAAGGAAGAACGCAACCCGAGAAACCACCAGCACCCTGAAAACCTGGCTGTACGAGCACCGCAAGAACCCGTACCCCACCAAGGGGGAGAAAATTATGTTGGCGATCATCACCAAAATGACCCTCACGCAGGTGTCCACGTGGTTCGCCAATGCAAGACGGAGGCTAAAGAAGGAGAACAAGATGACCTGGTCACCAAAGAATAAGGCTGGCGAGGACAGGAAAGATGACCTGAAGAGTGACCAAGATGGTGCCATTAAAG ACTCAGTTGATtgcaaggaggagaaggattTACATCTGAGTGATCTGGAGGACATGGATGAGGACGACTGTGACAAGCTGGACAATGACTGTGAAAAGGTGGCTCCAGATGAGGAAGACCTCCAGAGGGCAATGGCAGCATCTGGAGGCTCTCAAAAAAAAGACTGCAGCTCTGACCTGCAACTGAATTTAATGAACAGCTTCCACTCATTTCCCTGCGCCATAAAAAGTGTCAccactctccctcctctcccatcGGATTTCCTGGATCCAGTAGCATCTAAGGCACCTTCTTCGATTGGCCTGACGGGGACAGTGTCCTTGTCTCACTTTGAAACATCGGATAAACCCCGGATTTGGTCTTTGGCTCGCACGGCAGCTTCAGGAATCATACTGAGCCCTCAGCACCACGGGTCAGAGCTGAGGACAGGTAACTTGAGCGGGGACTGCCAACTCCAGAGTAACAGGCTTACTGGAGCTCCAACTGGACACTTTGGGGGCTTGAGGGGGCTTCACGAATCAGGCAACGCTGAGAGCCCCTTCCCCGAGGGCTCATCCTTGCACTCTAAAGTCTACGGAAGTTACAGTCACAAAGAATTCCAGCTGCACTGCTCGTCATACCCAACACTGCCCGACACGTGCCAGTACTCCACTATAGAGG GATTCTCTGGGGGCAAAGCAGAGTCACAGTCTACTGACCTCAGCGAAGCCTGCGGGACCACGCAGGATGACAAGGTCACTGCGTTCAGACCAGTGATGAAGAGGTGA